The following are from one region of the Paenibacillus sabinae T27 genome:
- a CDS encoding YbaB/EbfC family nucleoid-associated protein — protein sequence MNNMNQMMKQVKKMQEQMLKAQEELGSKTVEGSSGGGVVTVQVNGHKKVLSIEIKPEAVDPEDVEMLQDLVLTAVNDALAKAEELASSDMGKFTGGMKIPGLF from the coding sequence ATGAACAATATGAATCAAATGATGAAGCAAGTCAAAAAAATGCAGGAACAGATGCTGAAAGCCCAGGAAGAGCTTGGCAGCAAGACGGTGGAAGGTTCTTCCGGCGGCGGGGTTGTAACCGTACAGGTTAACGGACACAAGAAGGTGCTGTCCATTGAGATCAAGCCGGAAGCGGTAGATCCGGAAGATGTGGAAATGCTGCAGGACTTGGTTCTTACGGCCGTAAACGACGCTCTGGCCAAGGCGGAAGAGCTGGCTAGTTCGGACATGGGCAAATTCACCGGTGGCATGAAGATCCCGGGTCTGTTCTAA
- the recR gene encoding recombination mediator RecR: MYYPEPLAKLIDAFTRLPGIGPKTAARLAFHVLNMKEDEVIDFAKALVSVKRNLHYCSVCCNITDTDPCRICQDKTRDASVICVVQDSKDLVAMERTKEFNGFYHVLQGAISPMEGVGPDDIRLKELLTRLSDERVQELILATNPNIEGEATAMYISRLVRPFEVKVTRIAHGLPVGGDLEYADEVTLSKALEGRRELF; the protein is encoded by the coding sequence TTGTATTACCCCGAACCGCTTGCCAAGCTGATCGATGCTTTTACGCGTTTGCCGGGAATCGGCCCCAAGACGGCCGCCCGGCTTGCCTTTCATGTGCTGAACATGAAGGAAGACGAGGTGATTGATTTTGCCAAAGCGCTCGTCAGCGTGAAACGCAATCTCCACTATTGCTCGGTCTGCTGCAACATTACCGATACCGACCCGTGCCGGATCTGTCAGGATAAGACGCGCGACGCTTCGGTAATTTGCGTGGTGCAGGATTCCAAAGATCTTGTCGCCATGGAGCGGACCAAAGAATTTAATGGGTTCTATCATGTGCTTCAGGGCGCCATTTCGCCAATGGAGGGCGTCGGACCCGATGACATCCGGTTAAAGGAACTGCTGACAAGGCTCAGCGATGAGAGAGTGCAGGAGCTTATTTTGGCGACCAATCCCAACATTGAGGGGGAGGCGACAGCGATGTACATCTCCCGGCTCGTCCGTCCCTTTGAAGTGAAAGTAACAAGGATTGCCCACGGTCTGCCGGTTGGCGGCGATCTCGAATACGCGGATGAGGTGACCTTGTCCAAAGCGCTGGAAGGCCGGCGCGAGCTGTTTTAA
- a CDS encoding pro-sigmaK processing inhibitor BofA family protein, translating into MKIVASGILILSAVLLVAVVFKKRLGWGWLGLFGSHLILAAIGLYIVDFTHLAGGVYIPLNPATIGTVSVLGLPGVAMLVGLKITLFG; encoded by the coding sequence ATGAAAATTGTAGCGTCAGGCATACTAATTCTCTCTGCCGTACTGTTGGTGGCTGTTGTATTTAAGAAAAGATTGGGCTGGGGGTGGCTGGGCCTTTTCGGCTCCCACCTGATCCTGGCGGCAATTGGACTCTATATCGTCGATTTCACGCATTTGGCTGGAGGAGTGTACATTCCGTTGAACCCGGCAACGATAGGAACGGTGTCCGTTCTGGGTCTGCCTGGAGTGGCCATGCTCGTAGGTTTAAAAATTACCTTATTTGGGTAG
- a CDS encoding PucR family transcriptional regulator — MDTETLRQKMEHLTGKKSGIKQFGRQQSASLFRVEPKAVQQSVLFEGSVWIPLYESEGRITALSIETEGLSEMEQQLAQFAAENYAAALRASGFKEEGEAEARQLGAWLNTQLERNLDDGEISDEIALKSRLFTDMVPFLLVGENTHSSDIAYRSLLKLIRSYFDNTTLLIPLQTKEWLILARKDLLTGTEEKDEQEESDDEELLAQACMGLHELIASEWVGVFHVSVSSSIIPLKGLAGVVTLLRETISLGRIFEVGEYIHLPWALQLERLVNSIPDGRRRQLLAQFGDYTTVLSDKEMLVTLETFFQMDCNVSETAKKLYIHRNTLLYRLDKIKQETGADVRSFGDAAIVKLTMLLYKVTKRK; from the coding sequence ATGGATACTGAGACGTTGCGGCAAAAAATGGAGCACCTCACCGGTAAAAAATCAGGAATCAAGCAATTCGGGAGACAGCAATCGGCTTCCCTTTTTCGCGTTGAACCGAAGGCGGTACAGCAGTCCGTATTATTTGAAGGAAGCGTTTGGATACCCCTTTATGAGAGCGAAGGCCGGATTACCGCTTTGTCGATCGAGACGGAGGGCCTTTCCGAGATGGAGCAGCAGCTCGCACAGTTTGCCGCCGAGAATTATGCTGCCGCGCTCAGAGCCTCGGGCTTTAAGGAAGAAGGGGAAGCGGAGGCGCGGCAGCTTGGCGCATGGTTGAATACGCAGCTTGAGCGAAATCTGGACGATGGCGAAATTTCGGACGAAATCGCTTTAAAGAGCCGCTTGTTCACCGATATGGTTCCTTTTCTGCTTGTTGGAGAAAATACACACAGCTCCGATATCGCCTACCGCTCTCTTTTAAAATTAATCCGGAGTTATTTCGACAATACAACGCTGCTCATCCCTTTGCAGACAAAAGAGTGGCTGATTCTGGCACGCAAGGATCTGCTTACAGGCACGGAAGAGAAGGACGAGCAGGAGGAGAGCGACGATGAGGAGCTTCTGGCACAGGCCTGCATGGGCCTTCATGAACTGATCGCGTCCGAGTGGGTCGGTGTGTTTCATGTGAGCGTTTCCTCTTCAATTATTCCTCTCAAAGGTCTGGCGGGGGTAGTTACGCTGCTGAGGGAAACGATCAGTCTGGGACGTATCTTTGAAGTGGGAGAATATATTCACTTGCCGTGGGCGCTCCAATTGGAAAGGCTGGTCAACAGCATACCCGACGGGCGTCGTCGTCAGCTGCTTGCACAGTTTGGCGATTATACGACGGTGCTGTCTGATAAGGAGATGCTGGTGACACTGGAAACCTTTTTTCAAATGGATTGCAATGTCAGCGAAACGGCGAAGAAATTGTACATTCACCGCAATACCCTGCTCTACCGTCTGGACAAGATCAAGCAGGAGACAGGCGCGGACGTGCGGAGCTTTGGCGACGCGGCCATTGTGAAGCTTACCATGCTATTGTATAAAGTAACGAAAAGGAAATAG
- a CDS encoding ABC transporter ATP-binding protein, whose protein sequence is MAGVRLEHVFKKYPGSDKATVIDVNLDIKDKEFLVLVGPSGCGKSTTLRMIAGLEEISEGKLFIGDRVVNDVAPKDRDIAMVFQSYALYPHMSVYQNMAFGLKLRKVKKDEIDRKVREAAKILDIEHLLERKPKALSGGQRQRVALGRAIVRDPQVFLMDEPLSNLDAKLRGQMRAEITKLVKRLETTCIYVTHDQTEAMTMGDRIVVMQDGIIQQAASPEELYNNPKNLFVAGFIGSPTMNFISGTLSEVSGAVRFTADNLDVEVPGGKAQLLRSKGYIGKEVVMGVRPEDIHEEPVFLEASPNTIFSALVDVTENLGHEMLLYLSGIGKDSVIARVDGRSTTREGSKAKLAIDMNKVHLFDKQSELNILLG, encoded by the coding sequence ATGGCAGGCGTTCGTTTAGAGCATGTATTCAAAAAATATCCGGGTTCCGATAAAGCAACCGTAATTGACGTTAATCTTGATATTAAAGATAAGGAGTTCCTCGTACTGGTCGGCCCTTCCGGCTGCGGTAAATCTACGACTTTGCGGATGATCGCAGGGCTGGAAGAAATCTCCGAAGGCAAGCTGTTTATCGGCGACCGCGTTGTCAACGACGTAGCTCCTAAAGACCGCGATATCGCGATGGTGTTCCAATCCTACGCTTTGTATCCTCATATGAGCGTGTACCAAAACATGGCGTTTGGTCTGAAGCTCCGGAAGGTGAAGAAGGACGAAATCGACAGAAAAGTGCGCGAAGCCGCCAAAATTCTTGATATCGAGCATCTGCTGGAACGTAAACCGAAGGCGCTTTCCGGCGGTCAGCGTCAACGTGTAGCTCTGGGCCGTGCGATCGTCCGCGATCCTCAAGTGTTCCTGATGGACGAACCGCTTTCCAACCTCGATGCCAAGCTGCGCGGACAAATGCGCGCCGAGATCACGAAGCTGGTTAAACGTCTTGAAACCACTTGCATTTACGTAACACATGACCAAACCGAAGCGATGACGATGGGCGACCGCATTGTTGTTATGCAGGACGGCATCATCCAGCAAGCCGCTTCTCCGGAAGAGTTGTACAATAATCCGAAGAACCTGTTCGTAGCCGGATTTATCGGCTCTCCGACAATGAACTTTATTTCGGGCACTTTGTCCGAAGTTAGCGGAGCGGTGCGTTTCACCGCTGATAACCTGGACGTTGAAGTTCCGGGCGGCAAAGCTCAACTGCTTCGCAGCAAAGGTTATATCGGCAAGGAAGTCGTCATGGGCGTACGCCCGGAAGACATCCACGAAGAGCCGGTCTTCCTTGAAGCTTCTCCAAATACAATCTTCTCCGCACTGGTAGACGTAACCGAGAACCTGGGTCATGAAATGCTGCTGTACCTGAGCGGTATCGGCAAAGATTCCGTTATCGCCCGCGTGGACGGACGTTCGACCACCCGCGAAGGCAGCAAGGCGAAGCTTGCAATCGACATGAACAAAGTGCATTTGTTTGATAAACAATCGGAACTGAACATTTTGCTGGGATAA
- the hprK gene encoding HPr(Ser) kinase/phosphatase, protein MAKKVKVSELVQHFQLEVISGQEGLKRLITVDDLNRPGLEMAGYFEYYPEDRVQLMGKTELAFFSMLPAEERISRIRGICHDETPCIVITRGLDVPQELIDVSNEKGLPVLRSSMATTIFSSRLTSFLEGRLAPTATIHGVLCDVYGVGMLITGSSGIGKSETALELVKRGHRLIADDAVEIRQTSDNQLHGTAPELIRHLLEIRGVGIINVMTLFGAGAIRNHKRITLVVKLEAWQQDKQYDRLGLDEETTRIIDTDVPLVTIPVRPGRNLAVIIEVAAMNYRLKQMGFNAALQFTHKLTATISEDMDDLD, encoded by the coding sequence ATGGCCAAGAAGGTAAAAGTATCGGAATTGGTACAGCATTTTCAACTGGAAGTCATTTCCGGACAAGAAGGCCTGAAAAGGCTGATTACGGTCGACGACCTGAACCGCCCCGGCCTCGAAATGGCCGGATATTTCGAATATTATCCTGAAGACCGGGTTCAACTGATGGGCAAGACGGAGCTTGCCTTCTTCTCCATGCTCCCTGCCGAGGAACGGATCAGCCGGATTCGCGGCATTTGCCACGACGAGACGCCGTGTATCGTGATTACACGCGGGCTGGATGTGCCGCAGGAGCTGATTGATGTCAGCAATGAGAAAGGGCTGCCCGTATTGCGCAGCTCGATGGCGACAACGATTTTTTCCAGCCGCTTGACGAGCTTTCTGGAAGGCCGGCTGGCTCCGACCGCGACCATTCACGGCGTGCTCTGCGACGTATATGGCGTCGGTATGCTGATTACTGGCAGCAGCGGCATCGGCAAGAGCGAGACGGCGCTGGAGCTGGTGAAGCGCGGACATCGGCTGATTGCCGACGACGCCGTTGAGATCCGGCAGACATCGGACAACCAGCTGCACGGGACCGCGCCGGAGCTGATTCGGCATCTGCTCGAAATCCGCGGGGTCGGCATTATCAACGTCATGACGCTGTTCGGCGCTGGAGCGATCCGCAACCACAAGCGGATTACGCTTGTCGTCAAGCTGGAAGCCTGGCAGCAGGATAAGCAGTATGATCGTCTGGGACTGGATGAGGAGACGACGCGCATCATCGACACCGATGTGCCGCTGGTGACCATTCCGGTGCGTCCGGGACGGAACCTTGCCGTTATTATCGAAGTGGCGGCGATGAATTACCGGCTGAAGCAGATGGGCTTCAATGCCGCGCTGCAATTCACCCACAAGCTTACCGCAACCATATCAGAAGATATGGACGATCTGGACTAG
- the lgt gene encoding prolipoprotein diacylglyceryl transferase, with protein sequence MFPLALDPIAFSIGALKVHWYGLILGLGALTGLFLVIREGRRFGIPQEFFMDLLLLGVPSAIIGARIYYVAFTWDEYKNNFVDVFKIWNGGIAIYGALIGAIICAIIYFRYKGYPFWRIADICAPGLLAGQMIGRWGNFVNQEAYGGPVHETFLRNSLHLPDFIVNQMYIEKDLAYHHPTFLYESLWSLVGIVLLMVLRRQRVIRAGELFLSYFIWYSIGRFFIEGLRTDSLAFKGSDALASFINGLWSPMKGLGFEAGYLNPNYGNIRTSQLLALLIVIAAILLIIIRRMTGAAKAHYSDPIVSTKQQAADPVLTEQEGKPEHNAPAPPSAHNHPPLEEEKKEH encoded by the coding sequence ATGTTTCCACTGGCGCTTGATCCGATTGCTTTTTCAATCGGCGCTTTAAAGGTGCATTGGTATGGCCTGATTCTGGGACTTGGCGCGTTGACGGGCCTGTTCCTTGTGATCCGGGAGGGAAGAAGATTCGGCATACCGCAGGAATTTTTTATGGATTTGCTGCTTCTCGGCGTCCCTTCGGCGATTATCGGTGCGCGTATTTATTATGTAGCTTTCACTTGGGATGAATATAAGAACAACTTTGTGGATGTATTTAAAATATGGAACGGTGGAATCGCCATCTACGGGGCGCTCATCGGTGCTATTATTTGCGCTATTATTTACTTCCGTTATAAAGGTTATCCTTTTTGGCGGATCGCTGATATTTGCGCCCCCGGGCTGCTGGCTGGACAAATGATTGGCCGATGGGGGAATTTTGTGAACCAGGAAGCCTATGGCGGTCCGGTTCATGAGACTTTTTTGCGGAACAGTCTGCATTTGCCTGATTTTATTGTGAACCAAATGTACATAGAGAAGGATTTGGCGTACCATCATCCGACCTTTTTGTATGAATCGCTGTGGAGCCTGGTCGGCATTGTCCTGCTCATGGTGCTGCGCAGACAGCGGGTTATACGCGCGGGAGAATTGTTTCTGTCGTATTTCATCTGGTATTCGATCGGACGGTTCTTTATTGAAGGGCTGCGGACCGACAGCCTCGCTTTTAAAGGCAGCGATGCTCTCGCCTCGTTTATTAATGGCCTGTGGAGCCCGATGAAGGGATTGGGCTTTGAAGCGGGATATCTTAATCCGAACTACGGAAATATCCGGACTTCGCAGCTGCTGGCCCTGCTTATCGTTATCGCGGCGATCCTGCTTATTATCATCCGCCGGATGACAGGCGCGGCCAAGGCCCATTATTCGGACCCGATTGTGTCCACCAAACAGCAAGCCGCCGACCCGGTACTGACGGAACAGGAGGGGAAACCGGAGCATAACGCTCCCGCTCCTCCGTCTGCCCATAACCATCCGCCTTTGGAAGAGGAAAAAAAGGAGCATTAA
- the ppaX gene encoding pyrophosphatase PpaX, which produces MIEGILFDLDGTIVNTNELIISSFMYALEQHSQPALTREQMIPHMGTSLLDQLRAFTSLQDVTALEASYRLFQNEHHDELIRSFPNVNETLEGLRSRGIKLGVVTTKIRPTTIRALEMFDLLQYMDTIVTLNDVTNLKPHPEPVLTGVNNLGLSPEKTLMVGDSVVDIQSAKAAGVRAAGVAWSLKGEDTLRKYEPDYILQDMADLYEIVGEGTAGR; this is translated from the coding sequence ATGATTGAAGGTATTTTATTTGATTTGGACGGAACGATCGTCAATACGAATGAGCTGATTATCAGCTCTTTTATGTACGCACTGGAGCAGCATTCGCAGCCTGCGCTTACCCGGGAACAGATGATTCCCCATATGGGAACCAGCCTTCTGGATCAATTAAGAGCGTTCACCAGTCTTCAGGATGTCACCGCTCTGGAGGCTTCCTACCGCCTTTTTCAAAACGAGCATCACGACGAGCTGATCCGGTCTTTTCCAAATGTGAACGAAACGCTGGAAGGATTGCGCAGCCGGGGCATCAAGCTTGGGGTCGTTACGACCAAAATCCGTCCAACAACGATTCGGGCGCTGGAGATGTTCGATTTGCTGCAGTACATGGATACGATTGTCACCCTCAACGATGTGACGAATCTGAAGCCTCATCCGGAGCCGGTGCTGACCGGGGTTAACAATCTGGGCCTAAGTCCGGAGAAAACACTGATGGTAGGCGACAGCGTTGTCGATATCCAATCGGCTAAAGCTGCCGGCGTACGGGCTGCAGGAGTGGCATGGTCGCTGAAGGGCGAGGATACGCTCCGTAAATATGAACCCGATTATATTCTTCAGGATATGGCCGACCTGTACGAAATTGTAGGTGAGGGAACGGCCGGACGGTGA
- a CDS encoding acyltransferase — protein MSRKITRYPVEGPNSLWHIYRTVSPLKGVKNFIFIQIARYCPILPLKNWIYRRVLGMKVGKHTAFGLMAMVDVFFPELITVGDNSIIGYNTTILAHEYLIWEYRLGEVVIGENVMIGANTTILPGVTIGDGAIVAAGSVVHKDVPAGAFVGGNPLRELKKSQ, from the coding sequence GTGAGCAGAAAGATAACCCGCTATCCGGTCGAAGGACCTAATTCGCTTTGGCATATCTACCGGACGGTTAGTCCGTTAAAGGGCGTAAAAAACTTTATTTTTATCCAGATTGCGCGCTATTGCCCGATTCTTCCGCTCAAGAACTGGATCTATCGCCGGGTCCTCGGCATGAAGGTGGGGAAGCATACGGCTTTTGGGCTGATGGCGATGGTGGATGTGTTCTTTCCGGAGCTGATCACGGTCGGAGATAATTCGATCATTGGATACAATACGACCATTTTGGCGCATGAGTATCTGATCTGGGAGTATCGTCTGGGCGAGGTGGTCATCGGCGAAAATGTGATGATCGGCGCCAACACGACGATTCTTCCCGGTGTAACGATCGGGGACGGAGCGATTGTGGCCGCAGGCTCGGTTGTGCACAAGGATGTGCCGGCGGGAGCGTTTGTCGGCGGAAATCCGCTGCGCGAGTTGAAGAAAAGCCAATAA
- a CDS encoding acyltransferase produces the protein MGQKERIPQLDIFRAISIFAVVAIHATSRTLAETLNTPLFHPFLFINKFSQFAVPSFVFLSGFVLFYNYIDRPLTGRTLGKFYSRRLIYILVPYAIFTLLYFVLRLYAGNQWSLPPQEMAAKIAKYALTGTAYTHLYYVIIIIQFYVLFPLLLWALQKSRRLAAWAPLIGLALQWGFVVLNKYMVNHGYWHVSKGSLAITYFSYFLLGAAIAVFYSSLKPWLIPWEDRKRRGPWLLWAVLWVAWLAAGIAHVELWNRNYTQKTVINSFWFEGAANAHALLSCLLLFQLSFLLFGAGRRLGSRLLISAGVCSFGIYLVHPAMLFFYRKIEFHGGYLAYVLAIAGGWLASLVLSWIIVALAFRFIRPAWILFGSAPGRPARQMQKVRQEHNGV, from the coding sequence ATGGGACAAAAAGAACGTATTCCGCAGTTGGATATTTTTCGGGCGATCTCCATCTTTGCCGTGGTGGCGATTCACGCGACTTCGCGGACGCTTGCGGAAACGCTGAATACGCCGCTGTTTCACCCTTTTTTATTCATCAATAAGTTCAGTCAGTTTGCCGTACCTTCCTTTGTGTTTCTCAGCGGATTTGTGTTGTTCTACAACTATATTGATAGGCCGCTGACCGGCAGGACGCTGGGCAAATTCTACAGCCGAAGGCTGATTTATATTCTCGTGCCTTATGCCATATTCACATTGCTTTATTTTGTGCTCAGGCTCTATGCCGGCAACCAGTGGAGCTTGCCCCCGCAGGAGATGGCAGCCAAGATAGCCAAATACGCGCTGACCGGAACGGCTTATACGCACTTATATTACGTGATTATCATTATCCAGTTCTATGTGCTGTTTCCGCTGCTGCTGTGGGCATTGCAAAAAAGCCGCCGTCTGGCCGCTTGGGCGCCGCTCATCGGTCTTGCGCTGCAGTGGGGGTTCGTGGTCCTCAACAAGTATATGGTTAACCACGGCTATTGGCATGTGTCAAAAGGAAGCCTCGCGATTACGTACTTTTCTTATTTTTTGCTGGGTGCGGCCATCGCGGTGTTCTATTCCTCTCTAAAGCCGTGGCTGATCCCCTGGGAAGATAGGAAACGGAGGGGGCCTTGGCTGCTGTGGGCCGTGCTGTGGGTGGCCTGGCTTGCTGCCGGAATTGCCCATGTCGAGCTGTGGAACCGCAATTATACGCAAAAAACAGTCATTAACAGCTTTTGGTTCGAAGGGGCTGCAAATGCGCACGCGCTGCTGTCCTGTCTGCTGCTGTTTCAGCTTTCCTTCCTGTTGTTCGGTGCGGGCCGGCGGCTGGGGTCCAGACTGCTGATTTCAGCCGGAGTGTGTTCGTTCGGCATTTATCTGGTTCATCCGGCCATGCTCTTTTTCTACCGGAAGATTGAATTTCACGGCGGGTACCTTGCCTATGTACTGGCTATTGCCGGCGGCTGGCTGGCCTCGCTGGTTCTGTCCTGGATCATTGTGGCGCTTGCTTTCCGGTTCATCCGGCCCGCGTGGATTCTGTTCGGCTCGGCCCCGGGGCGCCCGGCGAGACAGATGCAGAAGGTGCGGCAGGAGCATAACGGAGTATAG
- a CDS encoding GntR family transcriptional regulator, with amino-acid sequence MNSEMRSAGARTQLYLQVADKAWEIICSRKLQPHDPVPSEGELAKLYGVSRMTGKLALEHLAEQGLIYRLPRRGSFLAGKREETVDADAASAEQAVAAAARTAGKQIALILPHLSEYTSRIIAAVESEVRKHDFDLILQISKDKDDEDRGLQKLAASGVGGVILFPQGRKTCSDQVLRLKLEQLPLVIIDRIFREVQIDCVYHDHYRGSYEMAQYLIGKGHREIGYTSNMSENITSREERYQGYIQALLDHGIPVRNEYIHFRSVPCDPGRINESDPEQEQFIARSPQMTAVMCGDDHVAATTLFTALHMGIPVPDKLSIVGFSDIQLSALTPVPLTTVRQDTERLARSAVDLLMKRVNRSKEKQLTIKIQTAITERKSVLDRGVLL; translated from the coding sequence ATGAACTCTGAAATGCGCTCCGCAGGGGCAAGAACGCAACTTTATTTGCAAGTGGCAGACAAGGCGTGGGAGATTATCTGCAGCCGCAAATTGCAGCCGCATGATCCCGTTCCTTCGGAGGGGGAGCTTGCGAAGCTGTACGGCGTGAGCCGGATGACCGGCAAGCTGGCGCTGGAGCATCTGGCGGAGCAAGGCTTGATCTATCGTCTGCCGAGAAGGGGGTCATTTCTCGCCGGAAAGCGGGAGGAAACGGTCGATGCGGACGCAGCCTCGGCGGAGCAGGCGGTCGCTGCGGCCGCGCGGACAGCGGGCAAGCAGATCGCGCTCATCCTGCCCCACCTGTCCGAGTACACATCAAGGATTATCGCCGCTGTGGAAAGCGAGGTCCGCAAGCATGACTTCGACCTCATTCTGCAAATCAGCAAGGACAAGGACGACGAGGATCGCGGCTTGCAGAAACTCGCGGCCAGCGGCGTGGGCGGCGTCATTCTGTTCCCCCAGGGGCGCAAGACATGCAGCGACCAGGTGCTCCGGCTAAAGCTGGAACAGCTGCCGCTGGTGATTATCGACCGCATTTTCCGCGAGGTTCAGATCGACTGCGTGTATCACGACCACTACCGGGGCTCTTATGAGATGGCGCAATATTTGATCGGAAAAGGACACCGGGAAATCGGCTACACCTCGAATATGAGCGAGAATATTACCAGCCGGGAGGAACGGTATCAGGGGTATATTCAGGCGCTGCTGGATCACGGCATTCCGGTCAGGAACGAATATATCCATTTTCGCAGCGTTCCTTGCGATCCTGGCCGTATCAATGAGAGTGATCCTGAGCAGGAACAGTTCATCGCCCGCAGTCCGCAGATGACCGCGGTGATGTGCGGGGACGATCATGTGGCGGCAACCACCTTGTTCACGGCGCTGCATATGGGCATTCCGGTTCCGGACAAGCTGTCGATCGTCGGCTTCTCCGACATTCAGCTGTCGGCCCTGACGCCGGTTCCTTTGACGACGGTGCGCCAAGATACGGAGCGGCTGGCCCGCTCGGCGGTGGACCTGCTGATGAAGCGCGTCAACCGTTCCAAGGAGAAACAGCTTACCATCAAAATTCAGACGGCCATTACCGAGAGGAAGTCCGTGCTTGACAGAGGAGTTCTTTTATGA
- a CDS encoding MBL fold metallo-hydrolase, protein MKIHFLGTAAAEGFPNAFCRCEFCIKARELGGRNIRTRSSAIIDDTIKFDYSPDSYMQALRDGLDFGAIEHLLVTHTHSDHLNAYDLECRRAGIAHGLEHPLHIYGNDCVMHQVRTAIGRFEGERFAFHRLHPFRTFTMGEARVTPLLADHDRMETCLLYVVEKGGKKLLYGHDSGWYPEPTWEWLREQELDGAILDCTHGYTGNSRDCNHMGVETVLETQREFRLHRIIKPEGTIVVTHFSHNSRLLYDDFDAIFRPVGIITAYDGLIINL, encoded by the coding sequence ATGAAAATTCACTTTCTCGGAACCGCGGCGGCCGAGGGGTTCCCGAATGCCTTTTGCCGCTGCGAATTCTGCATTAAGGCGCGGGAGCTTGGCGGAAGAAATATCCGCACACGCTCTTCGGCCATCATCGACGATACGATCAAATTCGATTACTCGCCCGATTCCTACATGCAGGCCTTGCGGGACGGGCTGGACTTCGGCGCGATTGAGCATCTGCTCGTCACGCATACGCATTCCGATCATTTAAACGCATACGATCTGGAATGCCGGAGAGCGGGAATCGCCCACGGGCTGGAGCATCCGCTGCACATTTACGGGAACGACTGCGTCATGCACCAGGTCCGCACGGCCATCGGACGCTTCGAGGGAGAGCGGTTCGCCTTTCACCGGCTGCATCCGTTTCGGACGTTCACGATGGGGGAAGCCCGCGTAACGCCGCTGCTCGCGGATCACGACCGCATGGAGACCTGCCTGCTGTACGTTGTGGAGAAGGGCGGCAAGAAGCTGCTGTACGGCCATGATTCAGGCTGGTATCCGGAGCCGACCTGGGAGTGGCTGCGGGAGCAGGAGCTGGACGGCGCCATTCTCGACTGCACGCACGGCTATACCGGCAACTCCCGCGACTGCAATCATATGGGAGTCGAGACAGTGCTGGAGACGCAGCGCGAGTTCCGCCTGCACCGCATTATCAAGCCGGAAGGGACGATCGTCGTCACACATTTCAGTCATAATTCCAGGCTGCTGTACGACGATTTCGACGCCATCTTTCGTCCCGTCGGGATCATTACCGCCTATGACGGGTTGATTATAAACCTCTAA